The following are encoded in a window of Dysidea avara chromosome 4, odDysAvar1.4, whole genome shotgun sequence genomic DNA:
- the LOC136254002 gene encoding E3 ubiquitin-protein ligase TRIM71-like, producing the protein MMATSYETNWEMVKQELTCSICQDLLNNPKILPCLHSFCTGCLKEWLGRVPSYLEASKQELECPLQCCGGKITLSSPRAIEELPSHFSAIRMLEIIRLQERARSDTPNCQSCEEDSAASSCSECAIFLCKFCEKAHRKVKATKNHSISSLEDMRKNGNQIPPVLTEKDEMCPTHPTEPLELYCRCKNVLICGSCIKKHKDHDYDVISDVVDSEKEILKETLPDIQQLIDEVEGAVNGVKSKRQVVENRKKDNLHKLDGTFEALHAALDERKRQLQQHIAQDADGKDKGLALQEVELCSLLSQLKSCWSFIGDKLQRGVSKDVLSMKKSMLQRRDTLKEVKCKAELNPINQEQFPITLRINNLISRFSSLGLFCDPGKCVINHIKNIVPINKKTSVRVLLKDTSGKDINNAEEIDVQIIVQYADASTDVASVRAVNASACEGSYVCKGGESHAVFVFVGGYQIPGSPLNVETRLRDYTKLESSNCQLITQYGGKQFQHPRDVAITNNDEFVIVDSDNRDIIVLDKDLNLIKIFGQDRLNNPESVAVGKDVIAVSEYSDMVVKKFSLIGEYLSEFGSCGSEDGKFYNPQGLAFNSNYLLYVVDHGNCRVQVFDVNDDFLFKFGSKGSSPGQLQYPRCIALDTSDQVYVTDQSGSGGIVMFSEAGKFITKIDRHKPYAICLTPGEYILTNDHSDNCFIVFDPAQKEITTFGMQGNEKGQFNHIHGIAINSVGTILISEGSNRRLQVIHV; encoded by the exons ATGATGGCGACAAGCTACGAGACAAATTGGGAAATGGTTAAACAGGAGCTTACTTGTTCAATTTGTCAAGATCTTCTGAACAATCCCAAGATACTTCCATGTCTTCATTCCTTTTGCACCGGCTGCCTTAAGGAATGGCTGGGCAGAGTGCCGTCATACTTGGAGGCATCAAAGCAAGAACTAGAATGTCCATTACAATGTTGCGGAGGAAAAATTACGTTATCCAGTCCACGAGCTATAGAAGAACTGCCATCACATTTTTCGGCTATCCGAATGTTAGAAATCATCCGGCTACAGGAGAGGGCGAGAAGTGACACGCCCAATTGTCAAAGTTGTGAGGAAGACTCAGCAGCGTCATCTTGCAGTGAGTGCGCAATTTTCTTGTGTAAATTTTGCGAGAAGGCTCACCGAAAGGTAAAAGCAACGAAGAACCACAGCATTTCTTCTCTGGAAGACATGAGAAAAAATGGTAACCAAATCCCACCAGTTTTAACTGAGAAGGATGAGATGTGCCCCACCCATCCTACAGAACCACTGGAGTTATATTGCAGGTGCAAAAATGTATTAATCTGTGGGTCCTGCATCAAGAAACACAAGGACCATGACTATGATGTGATCTCTGATGTTGTAGACAGTGAAAAGGAGATACTGAAGGAAACTCTTCCTGATATCCAGCAACTAATAGATGAAGTAGAAGGAGCTGTCAATGGTGTGAAGAGCAAAAGGCAAGTTGTAGAGAACAGGAAGAAAGATAACTTGCACAAATTAGATGGCACATTCGAAGCTCTCCATGCTGCCCTAGATGAACGAAAAAGACAGTTACAACAACACATCGCACAAGATGCGGATGGGAAGGATAAAGGCTTAGCATTACAGGAAGTTGAACTGTGTTCCTTATTAAGCCAATTGAAGAGCTGCTGGAGTTTCATCGGTGACAAACTACAACGAGGTGTTAGCAAAGATGTATTGTCCATGAAGAAATCAATGCTGCAACGAAGAGATACACTGAAAGAAGTTAAATGCAAGGCAGAACTAAATCCAATAAACCAGGAGCAATTCCCAATTACACTCAGAATAAACAACCTGATAAGTCGATTTTCCTCTTTAGGATTATTTTGTGACCCAGGAAAATGTGTTATCAATCATATAAAGAATATAGTACCTATTAACAAGAAAACTTCTGTAAGAGTTTTGTTGAAAGACACCTCTGGTAAGGACATTAATAATGCTGAAGAAATAGATGTACAGATAATAGTCCAGTATGCTGACGCATCAACTGATGTAGCTTCTGTCAGAGCTGTTAATGCCAGCGCCTGTGAAGGTTCCTATGTTTGCAAAGGTGGCGAAAGTCATGCTGTTTTTGTGTTTGTGGGAGGATATCAGATTCCTGGAAGCCCACTCAA TGTGGAAACGAGGTTGAGAGACTACACTAAACTTGAATCAAGCAATTGCCAACTGATTACTCAATATGGGGGAAAGCAGTTTCAGCATCCTCGTGATGTTGCCATAACAAATAATGATGAATTTGTCATTGTAGACAGTGACAATCGAGACATCATAGTTTTGGACAAGGATCTGAATCTCATCAAAATATTTGGTCAAGATCGACTGAACAATCCTGAAAGTGTAGCTGTAGGTAAAGATGTCATAGCAGTCAGTGAGTATAGTGATATGGTGGTGAAGAAGTTTTCTCTAATAGGTGAATACCTATCAGAGTTTGGTTCCTGTGGCAGTGAAGATGGTAAATTTTATAACCCTCAAGGGTTAGCTTTTAATAGTAACTATTTATTGTACGTAGTGGATCATGGTAACTGCAGAGTTCAAGTTTTTGATGTAAATGATGACTTTTTATTCAAATTTGGCTCTAAAGGATCTAGTCCAGGACAGCTTCAGTATCCACGTTGTATAGCCCTGGACACCAGTGACCAAGTGTATGTGACTGACCAGAGTGGTAGTGGAGGAATAGTTATGTTCAGTGAAGCTGGAAAGTTTATTACAAAAATAGACCGGCACAAACCATATGCCATTTGTCTTACTCCTGGTGAATATATATTAACCAATGATCATTCCGATAATTGTTTTATTGTGTTCGACCCTGCGCAGAAAGAGATTACTACATTTGGAATGCAAGGAAATGAAAAGGGACAATTTAATCATATCCATGGCATAGCAATCAACAGTGTTGGTACTATCTTGATTTCAGAGGGGAGCAATCGGCGTCTTCAAGTTATTCACGTTTGA
- the LOC136253668 gene encoding TNF receptor-associated factor 3-like codes for MEIVTQSTHDCVGGYLGGYDHKFVGSPHDRFVCKICDLPCRDPHLTVCCGHNLCKSCLDNVKKATEVCPVCRDGQFFTVPNKQADREIRSLYVMCTNNERGCEWQGEVNDTNNHLLNDNGCRYMVVNCPNDCGESHCNDSPIMLKQIVHIKRLNVTIATLEANITLLRMNKRSSAPSFPCLVPMAVSTFIYPSHSSIHLVTMSTFICPVTMKMSQYNKYKKSGNSSKWYSDSFYSHSNGYKMSLYVLASGDDAGKGTHMSVF; via the exons ATGGAAATAGTTACGCAGAGCACGCACGACTGCGTTGGTGGATACCTAGGTGGATACGACCACAAATTTGTTGGCTCCCCCCATGATCGTTTTGTTTGCAAAATATGCGACCTTCCTTGTCGAGATCCTCACTTGACTGTGTGTTGTGGGCACAACCTCTGTAAATCTTGTCTGGATAATGTCAAGAAAGCTACCGAAGTTTGTCCAGTTTGTCGTGATGGACAGTTTTTCACTGTTCCTAATAAGCAGGCTGACCGAGAAATAAGAAGCCTTTACGTGATGTGTACTAACAATGAGAGaggttgtgagtggcagggtgaagtAAATGACACCAACAATCACCTTCTAAATGACAATGGTTGCCGGTACATGGTTGTGAACTGTCCTAATGATTGTGGAGAAAGTCACTGCAACGACTCGCCAATCATGTTGAAGCAGATTGTTCACATCAAAAGATTGAATGTCACCATTGCTACATTAGAGGCAAACATCACTTTATTGAGAATGAACAAAAGGAGCAGTGCCCCAAGCTTCCCTTGCCTTGTCCCAATGGCTGTGAG CACATTCATCTATCCATCTCATTCATCCATCCATCTCGTTACCATGTCAACCTTCATATGTCCAGTTACCATGAAGATGTCCCAATACAACAAGTACAAAAAGAGCGGTAATAGTAGTAAATGGTACAGCGACAGCTTCTATAGCCACAGCAATGGGTACAAAATGAGTTTGTATGTTTTGGCTTCTGGTGACGATGCCGGTAAGGGGACTCACATGTCAGTGTTCTAG